A single Thermosynechococcus vestitus BP-1 DNA region contains:
- a CDS encoding 2Fe-2S iron-sulfur cluster-binding protein, which translates to MASKAEFVGTNIKFVNENKEIVAANGANLRLKAMEAGVDLYTLKGKLFNCGGYGQCGTCIVEIVEGMEHLSPRTPVEERKLRRKPENYRLACQTLVYGPVSVKTKPKG; encoded by the coding sequence ATGGCAAGCAAAGCTGAATTCGTGGGCACAAATATTAAGTTTGTTAACGAAAACAAAGAAATTGTTGCTGCCAACGGTGCGAATCTGCGCTTAAAAGCAATGGAAGCGGGGGTTGACCTCTACACCCTTAAGGGCAAGCTCTTTAATTGTGGGGGCTATGGGCAGTGTGGCACCTGTATTGTTGAGATTGTTGAAGGCATGGAACACCTCTCACCCCGTACCCCCGTGGAAGAGCGCAAGCTCCGCCGCAAGCCCGAGAATTATCGTTTGGCTTGTCAAACCCTTGTCTATGGGCCAGTGTCTGTGAAGACAAAGCCAAAGGGCTAG
- a CDS encoding DUF4350 domain-containing protein — protein sequence MIALKRRQGFFLGFAVLVLLVIGLLIAAVAPSRRAGSSFDSSPWGTQQFYTYLKQQGLRVERWQHHYSNLKGKGHILIQISGRPIGWPPSLVAWLAQGNTLVRFYGHGEPTAAPFETRLSMPQGTVLIETRRRMPFRQGDRSLLKDDYGLIVYLRHSHTPHNHEQRILGVYPWLVANAYGSETGLANFAVVAQLLQEVAEPGTTLYFDEWLHGYRQPTAEDALRERVPQTLFEYFSRTPWLAVGLQFGLLLLFLLWQQSQRFGPPLLEKEPVTSNSAAYIEALAGVLQRAQQRQFVLEQLQDRFRYDLARQLGLATRPHHLPQDSELLQGWQRATGRSPDCLQDLLRIRPSIDDAQLLRWLEQAASVLQTLKTVV from the coding sequence ATGATCGCGCTCAAGCGTCGGCAGGGGTTTTTCCTTGGCTTCGCTGTCCTGGTGCTGTTGGTGATCGGCCTCCTGATTGCGGCGGTGGCTCCCAGTCGCCGTGCTGGCTCCTCCTTTGATTCCTCCCCTTGGGGCACGCAGCAGTTTTATACCTACTTAAAGCAGCAGGGGTTGCGAGTGGAGCGCTGGCAGCATCACTATAGCAACCTCAAGGGCAAAGGGCACATTCTCATTCAAATCAGTGGTCGTCCCATCGGTTGGCCACCGTCCCTGGTGGCGTGGCTGGCTCAGGGCAATACGCTGGTGCGCTTTTACGGGCACGGTGAACCCACAGCAGCCCCCTTTGAGACACGGCTCTCAATGCCCCAGGGAACTGTCTTGATTGAAACCCGCCGCCGCATGCCTTTCCGGCAGGGCGATCGCTCCCTCCTCAAGGATGATTACGGTTTGATTGTCTATCTCAGACACTCTCATACTCCCCATAACCATGAACAGCGCATCCTTGGCGTCTATCCCTGGTTGGTGGCCAATGCCTATGGCAGTGAAACAGGTCTTGCCAACTTTGCGGTTGTCGCTCAGCTCTTGCAGGAGGTGGCCGAACCGGGAACAACACTATACTTTGATGAATGGCTCCACGGCTACCGCCAACCCACTGCAGAGGATGCGCTTAGGGAGAGGGTACCGCAAACCCTCTTCGAGTACTTCAGTCGCACCCCTTGGTTGGCGGTGGGGTTGCAGTTTGGCCTCTTGCTCCTCTTTTTGCTATGGCAGCAAAGTCAGCGTTTTGGGCCACCTCTGCTGGAAAAGGAACCGGTCACCAGTAATAGTGCTGCCTATATTGAAGCCCTCGCAGGGGTTCTTCAGCGGGCACAGCAGCGGCAGTTTGTCCTAGAACAGCTTCAAGATCGCTTTCGCTACGACTTAGCTCGGCAACTCGGCCTTGCCACCCGTCCCCACCATCTACCTCAAGATTCTGAACTCCTTCAAGGATGGCAGAGGGCAACGGGGCGATCGCCTGACTGCCTTCAAGACCTCCTCCGGATCCGCCCTAGCATTGATGATGCTCAGTTGCTCAGGTGGTTAGAGCAGGCTGCGAGTGTCCTACAAACTCTGAAAACGGTTGTTTGA
- a CDS encoding DUF4129 domain-containing protein, with protein MTFFDNLRWQSDRQWQQVRETLEYTFLQLFRQQTEPFWQDSPSLEAWLRWFLQGVLLMGLGGGLYFLGRSLWRWWQRRSRSSSPTALSTLGERPRPVREWLELAQNLEWAGDYRGACRALYMALLYRLQAAGWLRLQTHWTNDDYLRELQRLFQLGERSPTVGRSIQHLFQVHSRTYYGAEPVDAQTLASCQAAYFEVEPFLQETQQ; from the coding sequence GTGACCTTTTTCGATAATTTGCGCTGGCAGAGCGATCGCCAGTGGCAACAAGTGCGTGAAACCCTTGAGTACACCTTTCTCCAACTCTTCCGCCAGCAAACGGAGCCATTTTGGCAAGACTCCCCCTCCCTAGAGGCATGGCTGCGCTGGTTCCTTCAGGGGGTCTTGCTGATGGGCCTCGGCGGAGGCCTCTATTTCCTAGGACGCAGCCTCTGGCGATGGTGGCAACGACGATCCCGCTCCTCCTCACCAACAGCACTTTCTACCCTTGGCGAGCGACCCCGACCCGTGCGGGAATGGCTGGAACTTGCCCAAAACCTAGAATGGGCGGGGGACTATAGGGGGGCCTGCCGGGCCCTTTACATGGCCTTGCTGTATCGGTTGCAGGCGGCAGGCTGGCTGCGGCTGCAGACCCACTGGACCAATGACGACTACCTGAGGGAATTGCAGCGGCTCTTTCAACTGGGGGAGCGATCGCCAACGGTAGGGCGGAGCATCCAGCACCTCTTTCAAGTTCACAGTCGCACTTACTATGGCGCCGAGCCAGTGGATGCCCAAACCCTAGCCAGCTGTCAAGCAGCCTATTTTGAGGTGGAACCCTTCCTGCAGGAGACCCAGCAATGA